In Prevotella sp. oral taxon 475, one DNA window encodes the following:
- a CDS encoding glycosyltransferase, protein MCKRVCVIIPTYNNARTLRGVVEGVLRQTSSIIVVNDGSTDDTAHVLALCDPCISVVTHERNKGKGAALVSGFKEAVRQGFDYAITIDSDGQHFPSDLPLFLEAIRRHPDAIIVGNRFARSASDDSRAHMNPQSRFANRFSNFWFTLQTGVRLSDTQTGYRAYPLHRLRWLPLITSRYEAELELMVFATWNGVRLVSIPIQVYYPPQNERVSHFRPTTDFLRISLLNTFLCGLALVYALPRKLLKVVATVLVLLSLFVLMLFVQAGLLIFFLSHRATESQRLAYHGSIQRVSSWLLRHLPGVSTTLHNPTGEDFSKPGIIIANHQSHLDLLCIMMLTPRLVILTKRWVWNNPLYGVAIRYAEYMPVSNDFEENETQLVALLSRGYSVMIFPEGTRSASLSLLRFHQGAFYLAQKHGLDLIPVFLNGTGQVLNKQARTHSPGHITIEVKPRVPASSLPSHLSSVALAQHFRRQYQQWKDEYDAQISF, encoded by the coding sequence ATGTGTAAACGGGTTTGCGTTATCATCCCCACCTACAACAACGCCCGGACATTGCGCGGCGTTGTCGAAGGTGTGCTCCGACAGACATCCAGCATCATCGTGGTGAACGACGGTTCTACCGACGACACTGCTCATGTTCTCGCCCTTTGCGATCCCTGTATCAGCGTCGTCACCCACGAGCGAAACAAAGGCAAAGGAGCCGCCTTGGTGAGCGGATTCAAAGAGGCCGTGCGCCAGGGCTTCGACTATGCCATCACCATCGACAGTGACGGACAGCACTTTCCTTCCGATCTGCCCCTCTTTCTCGAAGCGATCCGTCGCCATCCCGATGCCATCATCGTGGGAAATCGGTTTGCTCGCTCGGCATCGGATGACAGCAGAGCACACATGAACCCGCAAAGCAGGTTTGCCAATCGGTTCAGCAACTTTTGGTTCACCCTCCAAACCGGCGTTCGACTCTCCGATACGCAAACCGGCTATCGAGCTTATCCTCTGCACAGGCTCCGTTGGCTGCCCCTCATCACTTCGCGTTACGAAGCCGAACTCGAGCTGATGGTCTTCGCAACCTGGAACGGTGTGCGTCTCGTTTCTATCCCCATACAAGTGTATTACCCCCCACAGAACGAGCGTGTGAGCCATTTTCGGCCCACGACCGACTTCCTTCGCATCTCCCTTCTCAACACTTTTCTCTGCGGCTTGGCTCTTGTCTATGCCCTGCCGCGCAAGCTTCTCAAGGTTGTCGCCACGGTCTTGGTGTTGCTCTCGCTCTTTGTTCTGATGCTCTTCGTGCAAGCCGGACTGCTCATTTTCTTCCTTTCCCACCGAGCCACCGAGAGCCAACGCCTGGCCTATCACGGCTCTATTCAGCGCGTGAGCTCGTGGTTGCTGCGCCATCTGCCAGGAGTGAGTACCACGTTGCACAATCCTACGGGCGAAGACTTTAGTAAGCCGGGCATCATCATTGCCAATCATCAAAGCCATCTCGACCTGCTTTGCATCATGATGCTCACTCCTCGGCTCGTCATTCTCACCAAACGCTGGGTGTGGAACAACCCTCTCTACGGCGTAGCCATCCGTTATGCCGAGTATATGCCCGTGAGCAACGACTTCGAAGAAAACGAAACACAGCTCGTCGCCCTTCTCTCGCGCGGTTATAGCGTGATGATCTTCCCCGAAGGCACCCGCTCCGCGAGTCTGTCTCTGCTTCGTTTCCATCAGGGAGCTTTCTATTTGGCGCAGAAACACGGGCTCGACCTCATCCCCGTTTTTCTTAATGGCACAGGACAGGTGCTCAACAAGCAGGCCCGTACCCACTCTCCGGGCCACATCACTATCGAGGTGAAGCCCCGTGTGCCCGCCTCCAGTCTTCCATCCCACCTTTCTTCCGTTGCGCTTGCCCAGCATTTCCGCCGTCAGTATCAGCAGTGGAAAGACGAATATGATGCTCAAATCAGCTTTTAA
- a CDS encoding SusC/RagA family TonB-linked outer membrane protein, whose product MRRPRFQTGAFLLRGFLTLSLLFASANGAWAQIKLTTQKAHLETVIEKIKKQSKYRFFYSDALAKVSVNAVEVDNASITDVLDRLFSGTAITYRLVDNVVYLSDKNAPAQKKEQRAEQQKAKGGQHTVTGVVKDSHGEPLIGVSVLVKGTGKGAVTNIDGQYTISTDMAKPVLVYSYVGYTQQEQTVNNRSVIDVVMKDDSQVLGEVVVTAMGILRKQESLTYATQKIKAEDLVKVQDPNVANTLEGKVSGITITPSAGGAGGASKIILRGNKSVSGNSAPLIVVDGVPMSNKTRGQASFNQGEELTFGSVGEGSDPLSMINPDDIESINVLKGSNAAALYGSQAANGVVMITTKSGREGKIDIGFTSNVTFDAPLLTPKIQNIYGATMEDGAVINGKQTTQLGFNGWGGKISEQTNLSPLTALGNWFPKDALNEVHLRNTTRNDVNDFFRTGVTTNNSVSVSGGNEKSRSYLSLGNSYATGMVRNNSYNRNSLMFRQNLKLFDRLKIDASINYVETITRNRPGGGTVGNPIYHTYLTPRNVDMQYYKNHYMDANGSWMSGLQDYYKEFTYIGSDGKPKTGLQPAKEEYELHGPMQSWAYKSNDSNNPYWLLNMSRNRQDENRLFTTLSAAVDIYDGLSFQARFNYTRTHYKKEGWEHATTLVATAAMNRFGRCWSNDSKSSEIYTDYLLSYNKTLKDYSLSATAGWVGHTLKETHKNTYIGKATVRDENWLTLPKVTNYFEVNAGGPGVTTSSIFRNWDKAWLFTAQVGWKEKVYVDGSYRLDSYRPFRQFYKRGMLDREWFGYFGVGANAIVSSLVKLPTWIDYLKYRVSYSEVGNSIPENYYFKFGYDLLTGAGVGSKFSKFKPVPEKMRSFETGVEMLFFKNRLSVDFTYYNTRLTNMYMQTSSGFNVNNVYNTGIVRNTGFESTVGYDFKFGKHLRWRTAYNFSFNSNKILRGAIDENGNEREISVKVGGAHVLYSSGRSLGDIYVPDFKYKKDGKSISVTKKGVPRFDDSQENLKYVGNMNSKWQMGWTNTFNYKDFSLTMLINGRIGGKVISLTESYLDFYGLSKRTADARQAAERNGIVASAYGNVPGIALPDGSGRIVPVKEYFEGVGSSASTNANYVYSATNFRLRELSLGYTFRDLFGLNKNLNVSFIARNLFFLYKKSPVDPDVSLSTGNGLGGFEVFNTPSSRSYGLSFKINL is encoded by the coding sequence ATGAGAAGACCAAGATTTCAGACAGGAGCCTTCCTGTTGAGAGGGTTTTTAACGTTGTCGTTGCTGTTTGCGTCTGCCAATGGGGCCTGGGCGCAAATCAAACTGACCACTCAAAAAGCCCATTTGGAAACGGTAATCGAAAAGATTAAAAAACAATCCAAGTATCGCTTTTTCTATAGCGATGCCCTGGCAAAGGTATCTGTCAATGCTGTCGAGGTGGATAACGCATCGATCACGGATGTGTTGGACCGACTCTTCAGCGGTACCGCCATCACCTATCGTTTGGTGGACAATGTGGTTTACCTGTCGGACAAAAACGCTCCTGCCCAGAAAAAAGAACAAAGAGCCGAACAACAGAAAGCCAAAGGCGGACAGCACACCGTCACGGGTGTAGTGAAAGACAGTCATGGCGAGCCGCTCATCGGTGTGAGTGTCTTGGTGAAAGGCACCGGTAAAGGGGCCGTGACCAATATCGACGGGCAGTATACCATTTCCACCGACATGGCAAAGCCCGTGCTGGTCTACTCTTACGTGGGCTACACACAGCAGGAACAGACGGTGAACAATCGCAGCGTGATCGACGTGGTGATGAAAGACGACAGTCAAGTACTGGGCGAAGTGGTTGTCACCGCGATGGGTATTCTGCGCAAACAAGAGTCGCTGACTTATGCAACGCAGAAAATCAAGGCCGAAGACTTGGTGAAGGTGCAAGACCCCAACGTAGCCAATACGCTGGAAGGAAAGGTGTCGGGCATCACGATTACGCCGAGTGCCGGTGGTGCCGGTGGTGCTTCGAAAATTATTCTTCGCGGAAACAAGTCGGTTTCGGGTAACAGTGCTCCGCTCATTGTCGTAGACGGTGTGCCGATGAGCAATAAAACGCGCGGACAGGCCAGCTTCAACCAAGGCGAAGAGTTGACTTTCGGTAGCGTAGGCGAAGGTTCCGATCCGCTGTCGATGATTAATCCCGACGATATTGAGTCGATCAACGTGTTGAAAGGTTCGAATGCGGCCGCCCTTTACGGTTCGCAGGCAGCCAATGGCGTGGTGATGATCACGACCAAATCGGGCCGGGAAGGAAAGATAGACATCGGTTTTACCTCTAACGTTACCTTCGATGCCCCCCTGCTCACTCCCAAAATACAGAACATCTACGGGGCAACCATGGAAGACGGAGCCGTGATCAACGGCAAACAAACCACCCAGTTGGGCTTTAACGGCTGGGGAGGCAAGATCAGCGAGCAAACCAATCTCAGCCCGTTAACGGCATTGGGCAACTGGTTTCCCAAGGATGCCCTCAACGAAGTGCATCTGCGCAACACGACTCGCAATGATGTGAACGACTTTTTCCGCACGGGCGTCACCACGAACAACTCGGTGTCGGTGTCGGGAGGAAATGAAAAATCGCGCTCCTATCTCTCGTTGGGCAACAGCTATGCAACGGGTATGGTGCGCAATAACTCGTATAACCGTAACAGTTTGATGTTCAGACAGAATCTGAAACTCTTCGATCGGTTGAAAATCGATGCTTCTATCAACTATGTAGAAACCATTACGCGCAACCGTCCCGGTGGTGGTACAGTGGGAAATCCCATCTATCACACCTATCTCACGCCGCGTAACGTCGACATGCAGTATTATAAAAACCATTATATGGATGCCAATGGTAGCTGGATGTCGGGATTGCAGGATTATTATAAGGAGTTTACCTATATCGGTTCGGACGGCAAACCCAAAACGGGATTGCAACCAGCCAAAGAAGAATACGAACTTCATGGCCCGATGCAGAGCTGGGCTTACAAGTCGAACGATAGCAACAACCCCTATTGGTTGTTGAATATGTCGCGCAATCGACAGGACGAGAACCGCTTGTTTACCACCCTCTCGGCTGCTGTAGATATTTATGATGGCTTGTCTTTCCAGGCCCGTTTCAACTACACCAGAACGCATTATAAGAAAGAAGGCTGGGAGCATGCCACCACATTGGTGGCTACGGCTGCGATGAATCGGTTCGGACGGTGCTGGAGCAACGATAGCAAATCTTCTGAAATTTATACCGACTATCTGCTGAGCTACAACAAAACGCTCAAAGATTACTCTCTGTCGGCCACGGCAGGTTGGGTAGGCCACACGTTGAAAGAAACGCATAAAAACACTTATATCGGTAAGGCCACGGTGCGAGACGAGAATTGGCTCACGCTGCCCAAAGTGACCAATTACTTTGAAGTGAATGCCGGTGGCCCCGGAGTGACCACCTCTTCCATCTTCCGCAATTGGGATAAGGCTTGGCTCTTCACGGCTCAGGTGGGCTGGAAGGAGAAAGTATATGTAGACGGCTCTTACCGTTTGGACTCTTATCGGCCCTTCCGCCAGTTCTATAAAAGAGGAATGTTAGACCGCGAATGGTTCGGCTATTTCGGTGTAGGTGCCAATGCCATTGTCAGTTCATTGGTCAAACTGCCCACTTGGATAGACTATCTCAAGTATCGTGTGTCTTACTCGGAAGTGGGAAACTCGATTCCTGAAAACTATTACTTCAAGTTCGGTTACGACCTGCTGACCGGTGCGGGCGTAGGATCGAAGTTCTCCAAGTTCAAACCCGTTCCCGAGAAGATGCGTTCGTTTGAAACGGGTGTCGAGATGCTGTTCTTTAAGAATCGATTGAGCGTAGACTTCACCTATTATAATACACGCCTGACGAATATGTATATGCAGACTTCCAGTGGCTTTAACGTCAACAATGTCTATAACACGGGCATCGTTCGCAACACGGGATTCGAGAGTACCGTCGGTTACGACTTCAAGTTTGGCAAGCATCTCCGTTGGAGAACGGCTTATAACTTCTCTTTCAACAGCAACAAAATCCTGAGAGGAGCGATCGATGAGAACGGAAACGAACGCGAAATTTCGGTGAAGGTGGGCGGTGCCCATGTGCTCTACTCTTCGGGTAGATCGTTGGGAGACATCTATGTGCCTGATTTCAAGTATAAGAAAGACGGAAAAAGCATCTCGGTAACGAAGAAAGGCGTTCCTCGCTTCGATGACAGTCAGGAGAATCTCAAGTATGTGGGCAACATGAACTCTAAGTGGCAGATGGGTTGGACCAACACCTTTAACTATAAAGACTTCTCCCTCACGATGCTCATCAATGGGCGCATCGGCGGAAAGGTGATCTCTCTGACCGAGTCGTATCTCGACTTCTACGGTCTGTCTAAGCGCACAGCCGATGCCCGTCAGGCCGCAGAACGCAACGGAATTGTTGCTTCGGCCTATGGCAATGTGCCGGGTATCGCTCTGCCCGATGGTAGCGGTAGAATCGTTCCGGTGAAAGAATATTTCGAAGGTGTGGGCAGTTCGGCCAGCACCAACGCCAATTATGTGTACAGCGCAACGAACTTCCGTCTTCGCGAACTCTCGCTCGGCTATACCTTCAGAGATCTCTTCGGACTGAACAAGAACCTCAACGTCTCGTTTATTGCCCGCAACCTGTTCTTCCTGTATAAGAAGAGCCCTGTGGATCCTGACGTATCACTGTCTACAGGCAATGGATTGGGCGGCTTCGAAGTGTTCAATACGCCCTCGTCTCGCTCGTACGGTCTTTCATTTAAAATCAACTTGTAA
- a CDS encoding SusD/RagB family nutrient-binding outer membrane lipoprotein: MKRFFKCASLPIALSALMLTSCLDFDATGSEFKSNESQVDTWNSKNTGKADSLFYKKVFTATDVKKAAVSLKSVLADGIGAQYAMRGGKDGVKPAPHSYQYRNCLGIDNYVQYAVIPHQVFPYAKVKVTSTYDVNPKFYGGPMGSFGQAASRISPLLNHGSIDSIPEVKAIYLLLYNYAAVEVADVYGAVPYTDLKNNVQTAPYNYQDLPSIYKKAINNIDSIVACLKYFETKPADYKNAVVDVLNANIRITSDRKLGNRTLDTWVRFANSLKLRLAIHVVKVAPADARKWAEEAVQSGVIEEEKNEVCLPPASSGFSHPLVEISENWHDTRLSASFESLLASLNHPYMKYLFEKNDAPIVNKKTKVQLAADSKIVGIRSGTYTGDGQAYDGNQYIAFSRVNSTVIWSAPLYLMKLSEVCFLRAEGAVRGWNMMGNAKDFYEKGIEEGSCEDRENYYQDENGDNPYKKGIAAYTQQANAIPYTYNDPTGETDPVESVTKIGVKWNDGDTPEMKLEKIITQKYIAAYPESYETWVDLRRTGYPKLFEILNAEDSDGSIDDGETIRRLPFPGKDDPVTFEDLRRTAFKTLTGGDYVATRLWWDTKGPNFQ; this comes from the coding sequence ATGAAAAGGTTTTTCAAATGCGCCTCTCTCCCCATTGCACTATCGGCATTGATGCTGACATCGTGTTTGGATTTCGATGCAACGGGAAGCGAGTTCAAGTCTAATGAGTCTCAGGTGGATACGTGGAACTCGAAGAATACAGGTAAAGCCGACAGCCTTTTTTATAAAAAGGTATTCACGGCAACCGATGTGAAGAAGGCAGCCGTGTCGTTAAAGAGCGTTCTGGCCGATGGTATCGGCGCGCAATATGCTATGCGTGGAGGTAAGGACGGAGTGAAACCTGCTCCGCACTCTTATCAATATCGCAACTGTTTGGGCATCGACAACTATGTGCAATATGCGGTGATCCCCCACCAGGTGTTTCCTTATGCGAAGGTGAAGGTGACGTCTACCTATGATGTCAACCCCAAATTCTATGGCGGTCCGATGGGTTCCTTCGGACAAGCGGCCAGCCGCATTTCGCCGCTTCTTAATCATGGGTCTATCGATTCTATCCCCGAAGTGAAGGCAATCTACCTTCTTCTTTATAACTATGCTGCTGTAGAGGTGGCTGATGTTTATGGAGCCGTTCCCTATACCGACCTGAAGAATAACGTTCAGACGGCACCTTATAATTATCAAGATCTGCCTTCCATTTATAAAAAGGCCATTAACAATATCGATAGCATCGTGGCTTGCTTGAAGTATTTTGAGACGAAGCCTGCTGATTACAAAAATGCGGTGGTCGATGTACTGAATGCGAACATCCGTATCACGTCGGATAGAAAGTTGGGCAATAGGACTTTGGATACTTGGGTGCGCTTTGCCAACTCGTTGAAGTTGCGTTTGGCCATACATGTGGTGAAGGTGGCTCCGGCAGATGCTCGGAAATGGGCCGAAGAAGCGGTGCAGAGCGGTGTGATTGAGGAGGAAAAGAATGAAGTATGTCTTCCGCCGGCCAGTTCGGGTTTCTCGCATCCGCTGGTCGAAATCAGCGAAAACTGGCACGATACGCGCCTAAGTGCTTCATTCGAGAGCCTGCTGGCCAGTTTGAATCACCCCTATATGAAATATCTTTTCGAGAAAAACGATGCGCCAATCGTGAACAAAAAGACTAAGGTTCAATTGGCTGCTGACTCGAAAATCGTAGGTATCCGCTCGGGAACTTACACCGGAGACGGGCAAGCTTATGATGGAAACCAATACATTGCCTTTAGTAGGGTGAACAGTACAGTGATCTGGTCGGCTCCTTTGTACCTGATGAAACTCTCGGAAGTGTGCTTCCTGCGTGCAGAAGGTGCGGTGAGAGGTTGGAATATGATGGGTAATGCCAAGGATTTCTATGAAAAGGGAATCGAAGAGGGGTCTTGTGAAGATCGCGAGAACTACTATCAGGATGAAAACGGAGATAATCCGTATAAGAAAGGCATTGCTGCTTATACGCAACAAGCAAACGCAATACCTTATACATATAATGATCCGACCGGCGAAACCGACCCCGTTGAAAGCGTAACGAAGATTGGTGTGAAATGGAATGATGGCGATACACCGGAAATGAAACTCGAAAAGATTATCACACAGAAGTATATCGCGGCCTATCCGGAAAGCTATGAAACGTGGGTGGATCTGCGTCGTACGGGCTATCCCAAACTCTTCGAAATTCTGAATGCCGAAGATTCGGACGGAAGCATCGATGATGGAGAAACCATTCGACGTCTGCCTTTCCCTGGAAAGGACGACCCTGTGACATTCGAAGACCTCAGACGCACGGCCTTCAAGACGCTGACAGGCGGCGACTATGTGGCAACGCGTTTGTGGTGGGACACCAAAGGACCTAATTTCCAGTAA